A portion of the Caenorhabditis elegans chromosome III genome contains these proteins:
- the C54C6.11 gene encoding PALP domain-containing protein (Confirmed by transcript evidence), whose product MDCLPTYSTASKQESTFVVSSEIARILACDLSEAAVIWEDLKKSQNVLEVRKRLEEADVLYPSDGLHTVTRIFQLVQSQQISFTCMNL is encoded by the exons ATGGATTGTCTGCCAACTTACTCAACTGCTTCAAAACAAGAG TCAACATTTGTTGTTTCTTCGGAAATTGCAAGGATCTTAGCATGTGATCTTTCGGAAGCCGCTGTGATTTGGGAGGATTTGAAGAAAAGTCAGAATGTGTTGGAGGTTCGGAAACGTTTGGAAGAG gccGACGTTCTCTACCCATCTGACGGCTTACATACTGTTACTCGAATCTTCCAACTTGTCCAATCTCAACAGATATCTTTTACTTGCATGAATCTTTGA
- the nssp-29 gene encoding Toxin (Confirmed by transcript evidence), protein MKCSIFLALVLFSAVLLFQSEASSVPSSEVQNTLFKPSSVVFRAKCKMMCSQMCSPVLGVCDRYNKCVCLNNYRIL, encoded by the exons ATGAAATGCTCCATTTTCTTGGCTCTTGTGCTCTTCTCAGCCGTCTTGCTCTTCCAGTCAGAAGCCTCCTCTGTTCCATCTTCTGAAGTACAGAATACATTGTTCAAGCCATCATCTGTTGTTTTCCGTGCTAAATGCAAAATGATGTGCTCACAAATGTGCTCTCCGGTTTTG GGAGTATGTGATCGGTACAACAAATGCGTTTGTCTCAATAATTATCgcattttgtaa
- the C54C6.4 gene encoding Serpentine receptor class gamma (Partially confirmed by transcript evidence), with protein sequence MCSDLIASISRSLSLLSTLLLVISYLGILIYISRLSKKYHLFFRIFYMSMIFTRSLPPLVRSIGYFIALFCDYSVPPFVFTALLLAKFFSRAAGFCCIFERTFATFYAKGYENSKRYFFVIICVLVCAGFSGITLAVDADSDFGQKYSSLSYGVFCIVTTTMLFFVNRSLVKKSSASKCNLSERYQLTENIKALRLFLPFSMAISGNSMVLSMSMLLFHIDTVFNFPICQKVPSYAPIFLCIIFTTTIINLAAPLYVFYHNRKTRMLQKIGVAEIRNVLGVNIVGNGMGNDEQYFQHYKTAWA encoded by the exons atgtgctcCGACCTTATCGCCTCTatttccagaagtttatcCCTTTTATCAACTCTTTTGCTAGTTATATCATATTTGGGAATTCTAATTTACATATCCCGGCTGTCCAAAAAATACCacttatttttcag aattttctacaTGTCAATGATTTTCACAAGATCTCTTCCACCGTTGGTCAGATCAATTGGATACTTTATTGCCTTGTTTTGCGACTATTCAGTTCCTCCTTTCGTTTTTACTGCACTTCTGttggcgaaatttttttcaagagctGCAg gatTCTGTTGTATTTTCGAGAGAACTTTTGCGACGTTTTATGCAAAAGGATACGAAAACTCGAAGAGATacttttttgtgataatttgCGTCTTAGTTTGT gcaggTTTCTCTGGAATAACTTTGGCCGTCGATGCAGACAGTGACTTTGGGCAGAAATACAGCTCACTCAGTTATGGAGTGTTTTGTATAGTT ACAACCACAATGCTCTTCTTCGTGAACCGATCTTTAGTGAAAAAGTCGTCTGCTTCCAAGTGCAATTTGTCAGAGAGGTATCAATTAACGGAAAATATCAAAGCATTGCG ACTATTCCTGCCGTTTTCTATGGCAATATCCGGAAACTCTATGGTTTTGTCTATGAGCATGTTATTATTCCATATAGATACCGTATTCAACTTTCCAATATGCCAAAAAGTCCCCAGTTATGCTCCAATCTTTCTCTGCATTATTTTT actACTACAATTATCAACTTGGCTGCTCCTCTCTACGTATTTTATCATAATCGTAAAACGCGGatgctccaaaaaattggagttGCGGAG ATTCGAAACGTGCTCGGCGTGAATATTGTGGGTAATGGGATGGGCAACGACGAGCAATATTTTCAGCACTACAAGACCGCTTGGGCCTGA